From a single Aestuariibius sp. HNIBRBA575 genomic region:
- the ybeY gene encoding rRNA maturation RNase YbeY: MAADILIEDPRWRDAHLDSIATQACVAALTHIGLDENLFEVSVLACSDSRIAELNSDFRGKPRPTNVLSWPSAERGAEMDGGQPDWPSAADSELGDIAIAFETCQREAAEADKSMHDHVTHLIVHGVLHLLGYDHERDLDATLMERLEQEILGKLGIKDPYRT; encoded by the coding sequence ATGGCAGCAGATATTCTGATTGAAGACCCGCGTTGGCGGGACGCACACCTAGACAGCATCGCAACCCAAGCATGCGTCGCGGCGTTGACACATATCGGACTGGATGAAAACCTGTTTGAAGTCAGTGTGTTGGCCTGCAGTGATAGCCGCATCGCCGAACTGAACTCTGATTTCAGGGGCAAGCCAAGGCCCACCAATGTGCTGTCATGGCCCAGTGCGGAACGCGGCGCAGAGATGGATGGCGGGCAGCCAGACTGGCCATCGGCCGCTGATTCTGAGTTGGGGGATATCGCGATTGCGTTTGAAACCTGCCAGAGAGAAGCCGCCGAGGCAGACAAATCCATGCATGATCACGTGACGCATTTGATCGTGCACGGCGTGCTACATCTGCTGGGATACGACCATGAGCGTGACCTTGATGCCACCCTGATGGAACGGTTGGAACAAGAGATACTTGGCAAACTGGGTATCAAGGACCCATATAGGACATAG
- a CDS encoding hemolysin family protein produces MGETTEGSSNAAQSARPDTEEPNRGFFSRIVEALSPTDVNGAVAEDVNGKVLPAAPTPSLVNLRRMRVEDVSVPQPDIVAAPVDVPLTDLVELFRESGKTRLPVFDGSLDTPIGFVNLKDIALEYGFHCDENTFDLRATLRPLIYVPPSMSLGVLLQKMQAERTHMALVIDEYGGTDGLVTIEDLLEQVVGEIEDEHDLGEEDLWQREGQGCYIAQAKTPLDEFEAEIGTGLTEHEEIDEEEIETLGGLVFMLAGHVPTRGEVVQHPTGIEFEVLEADPRRIKRLKVQLPRRA; encoded by the coding sequence ATGGGCGAGACCACAGAAGGGTCGTCTAACGCTGCGCAAAGCGCGCGGCCAGACACAGAAGAACCAAATCGCGGCTTTTTCAGTCGCATCGTAGAGGCCCTCAGTCCGACTGATGTAAATGGTGCCGTCGCAGAAGATGTGAACGGCAAAGTTTTGCCCGCCGCCCCAACCCCCAGCCTTGTGAATTTGCGCCGGATGCGCGTCGAAGATGTATCTGTCCCGCAACCTGACATTGTCGCCGCCCCAGTGGATGTGCCGCTGACGGATCTGGTCGAGTTGTTCCGCGAAAGCGGCAAAACCCGTTTGCCGGTTTTTGATGGGTCGCTGGATACGCCAATCGGCTTTGTGAACCTCAAAGACATCGCGCTGGAATATGGGTTTCACTGCGACGAAAACACATTTGATTTACGCGCAACATTGCGGCCGTTGATCTATGTGCCACCGTCAATGTCGCTTGGGGTGTTGTTGCAGAAAATGCAGGCCGAACGGACCCATATGGCGTTGGTGATCGATGAATATGGTGGCACGGACGGGTTGGTCACGATTGAGGACCTGCTGGAACAGGTCGTCGGTGAAATCGAGGATGAACACGATCTGGGCGAAGAGGATCTATGGCAGCGCGAAGGGCAGGGATGTTATATTGCGCAGGCCAAAACCCCGTTGGACGAATTCGAAGCGGAAATCGGCACCGGTCTGACCGAACACGAAGAAATCGACGAAGAAGAGATCGAAACATTGGGTGGTTTGGTGTTTATGCTGGCCGGTCACGTGCCCACCCGCGGAGAAGTTGTGCAACATCCCACAGGTATCGAATTTGAGGTGCTTGAGGCGGATCCGCGTCGGATCAAACGCCTAAAGGTTCAATTGCCGCGCCGTGCCTAG
- the lnt gene encoding apolipoprotein N-acyltransferase: MRADLMSGLGPWLAARSGWLRITVFAVLGALAALGQAPFDLWPITLVALAVALAMVPAAKTAWQAALWGWALGGGYFALALNWIIEPFFVQPEIYGWMAPFALFFMALGAGLFWAIAFGITRRFIGPGILGAALGLAILEYTRSVIFTGFPWALLGHIWIDTPLLQLASVIGPHGLTIVTLAGAVLLAQVRFSLGWVVQTGAVVIGVGLAWGVTTTTTAHTARLDGPVIRLIQPNAPQDQKWDPELAPMFFERQLSFTNAQSETGIAPDLIVWPETSVPYFLEYSGTALEEIGEAAQGVPVIVGIQRLEEPRYYNSLVMLGRGGQVQNIYDKTHLVPFGEYVPFADLLGQFGIHGLAANEGGGFSAGAKGPRGQMAVLSVPNVGNALPMICYEGIFAQEVNNWDTRPDFLLMITNDAWFGEFVGPFQHLAQARLRAVEQGLPMIRVANTGVSALIDPYGVIRDHIPLGQAGWIDVVLPAPAPLTIYARFGDKPALLLIGLLCCAVLVRRRMIIDPRAPAA; the protein is encoded by the coding sequence ATGCGCGCCGATCTGATGTCTGGGCTTGGCCCATGGCTGGCGGCGCGGTCTGGCTGGCTTAGGATCACTGTATTTGCGGTCCTTGGTGCGCTGGCTGCATTGGGGCAGGCTCCTTTTGATTTATGGCCCATCACGTTGGTGGCGTTGGCGGTGGCGCTGGCCATGGTGCCGGCGGCAAAAACAGCATGGCAGGCGGCGTTATGGGGATGGGCGCTGGGCGGGGGATATTTCGCCCTTGCATTGAATTGGATCATAGAGCCGTTTTTTGTTCAGCCCGAAATCTATGGATGGATGGCCCCGTTTGCCCTGTTTTTTATGGCGCTGGGGGCGGGGTTATTCTGGGCCATTGCCTTTGGGATCACGCGCCGTTTCATCGGGCCCGGTATTCTGGGGGCGGCGCTGGGTTTGGCCATTCTGGAATATACGCGATCGGTGATTTTCACGGGGTTTCCATGGGCTTTGCTGGGGCATATCTGGATTGACACGCCATTGCTGCAATTGGCGTCGGTGATCGGACCACATGGGTTAACGATTGTGACCTTGGCGGGGGCGGTTTTGCTGGCGCAGGTGCGGTTCAGCCTTGGCTGGGTTGTGCAAACGGGGGCTGTGGTGATCGGGGTCGGGCTGGCTTGGGGGGTGACCACGACCACAACCGCCCACACAGCACGATTGGACGGGCCGGTGATCCGGTTGATCCAGCCCAATGCGCCGCAGGACCAAAAATGGGACCCAGAGCTGGCCCCGATGTTTTTTGAACGGCAATTGAGCTTTACCAATGCCCAATCAGAAACCGGCATTGCCCCCGATCTGATTGTCTGGCCCGAAACGTCGGTGCCCTATTTCCTTGAATATTCGGGCACTGCACTCGAAGAAATTGGCGAAGCCGCCCAAGGCGTGCCGGTGATCGTTGGCATCCAGCGACTAGAAGAACCGCGGTATTACAACAGTTTGGTGATGTTGGGACGCGGCGGGCAAGTCCAGAATATCTATGACAAAACCCATTTGGTGCCGTTTGGCGAATACGTCCCGTTTGCGGACCTGCTGGGACAGTTTGGCATCCACGGTTTGGCTGCCAACGAAGGCGGCGGGTTCAGCGCCGGGGCCAAGGGGCCGAGGGGGCAAATGGCTGTGCTGTCGGTGCCGAATGTCGGAAACGCCCTGCCGATGATCTGCTACGAAGGCATTTTCGCGCAAGAAGTGAACAACTGGGACACCCGCCCCGATTTCCTGTTGATGATCACAAATGATGCTTGGTTCGGCGAATTTGTTGGTCCCTTTCAGCATCTGGCGCAGGCACGCTTGCGCGCCGTAGAACAGGGGCTGCCGATGATCCGGGTGGCCAACACGGGCGTGTCTGCGCTGATTGATCCCTATGGTGTGATCCGCGATCATATCCCGTTGGGGCAGGCCGGTTGGATCGATGTTGTCTTGCCTGCGCCCGCGCCGTTGACGATCTATGCACGATTTGGCGATAAGCCCGCGTTGTTGCTGATCGGGCTCTTGTGTTGTGCCGTTTTAGTGCGACGCCGAATGATCATTGACCCACGCGCCCCTGCGGCGTAA
- the metK gene encoding methionine adenosyltransferase codes for MARKNYTFTSESVSEGHPDKVCDRISDAILDAFIAEEPEARVACETFATTNRVVIGGEVGLADQDKLADYMGRIDAITRACIKDIGYAQDKFHHETVEVTNLLHEQSAHIAQGVDAAADKDEGAGDQGIMFGYATNETDALMPAPIQYSHAILRRLAEVRKNGTEPALGPDAKSQLSVNYVDGKPVGVSSLVLSTQHLDENLTSADIRAIVEPYFVEVLPDGWLTDDTVWHVNPTGKFVIGGPDGDAGLTGRKIIVDTYGGAAPHGGGAFSGKDPTKVDRSAAYAARYLAKNIVAAGMADLCTVQLSYAIGVASPLSIYVDTHGATNVSAAEIEAAIPKVMDLTPRGIRTHLGLNKPIYERTAAYGHFGRTPDADGGFSWENTDLVEALKKAV; via the coding sequence ATGGCACGTAAGAACTACACATTCACTTCGGAATCCGTTTCCGAAGGGCACCCTGACAAGGTGTGCGACCGAATTTCAGACGCCATTCTGGACGCATTCATCGCTGAGGAACCAGAGGCGCGCGTTGCGTGTGAAACCTTTGCCACAACCAACCGGGTTGTGATTGGCGGCGAAGTGGGTCTGGCCGATCAGGACAAGTTGGCCGATTATATGGGCCGGATCGACGCGATCACACGCGCCTGTATCAAAGATATCGGCTATGCGCAGGACAAATTCCACCACGAAACCGTGGAAGTGACCAACCTGCTGCACGAACAATCCGCCCATATCGCCCAAGGCGTGGACGCGGCCGCAGACAAAGACGAAGGCGCTGGCGATCAGGGCATCATGTTTGGCTATGCGACCAACGAAACCGACGCGTTGATGCCTGCTCCGATCCAGTATTCCCACGCGATCCTGCGTCGTCTGGCCGAAGTGCGCAAAAACGGCACAGAACCTGCGCTGGGCCCGGATGCCAAATCGCAGCTATCTGTGAATTACGTGGATGGCAAACCGGTTGGCGTCAGTTCACTGGTTCTGTCGACCCAGCATTTGGACGAAAACCTGACCAGCGCCGACATCCGCGCCATCGTTGAACCTTATTTTGTCGAAGTCCTGCCAGATGGCTGGCTGACCGACGACACGGTGTGGCACGTGAACCCAACCGGTAAATTCGTCATTGGCGGTCCCGATGGGGATGCGGGCCTGACCGGGCGCAAAATTATCGTGGACACCTATGGTGGCGCAGCCCCGCATGGTGGCGGCGCGTTTTCCGGCAAAGACCCAACCAAGGTTGACCGCTCCGCAGCCTATGCAGCGCGCTATCTGGCGAAAAACATCGTAGCAGCCGGCATGGCGGATCTGTGCACGGTGCAGCTGTCTTATGCGATCGGCGTGGCCAGCCCATTGTCGATCTACGTAGACACCCATGGTGCAACAAACGTCAGCGCCGCCGAAATCGAAGCGGCCATCCCAAAGGTCATGGACCTAACACCGCGCGGCATTCGCACCCATCTGGGTCTGAACAAACCGATCTATGAACGCACGGCGGCCTATGGCCATTTTGGCCGCACACCGGATGCGGACGGCGGATTTAGCTGGGAAAACACCGATCTGGTCGAGGCGCTGAAAAAAGCCGTCTAA
- the gndA gene encoding NADP-dependent phosphogluconate dehydrogenase — translation MTSPETSPSFGLFGLGTMGSALALNIVDNGFELHVANRSAARVDDFITEAGALANKLTGHNSLVAMAQAMPNPRVIILMVPAGAAVDASIADLKPHLQPGDVVIDAGNADFNETRRRTAEMEQAGLAFLGMGVSGGEDGARNGPSIMVGGTQSVWQGVRPLVDAIAAKFDGAPCADRLGTDGAGHFVKTVHNGIEYADMQVIAETYGLMRRGKSMDPAAIGQVFDRWNTGPLKSYLVEITGAVLGATDSATNAPLVDVIVDAAGQKGTGRWTVIEALKLGVAASTIEAAVGARVWSADRDGRAVGEALFAPTRGDVDLSEADIEQAMLAARIIGHSQGFDLLTAASAQFDWALDMARISEIWRAGCIIRSALLDDIATAFRAGAPEGKLAFAPAMVDQLNATIPALRRLVGAAITAGHPVPVLSNALQWFDGMTQARGSADVIQGQRDYFGRHGFDRVDGLPGRHGPWAD, via the coding sequence ATGACATCGCCCGAAACATCCCCGTCTTTTGGTCTGTTTGGACTTGGAACAATGGGCAGCGCGCTGGCGTTGAATATCGTAGATAACGGGTTTGAATTGCATGTGGCAAACCGGTCCGCTGCGCGGGTTGATGATTTCATCACTGAGGCAGGTGCGCTGGCGAACAAACTAACAGGTCACAACAGTTTGGTGGCCATGGCCCAAGCCATGCCAAACCCGCGTGTGATCATCCTGATGGTGCCTGCGGGTGCTGCTGTGGATGCATCCATCGCGGATTTGAAACCCCATTTGCAACCCGGTGACGTGGTGATTGATGCGGGCAATGCGGATTTCAACGAAACCCGCCGACGGACCGCCGAAATGGAACAGGCCGGGCTGGCATTCCTCGGGATGGGCGTGTCGGGCGGCGAAGACGGCGCGCGCAACGGGCCTTCCATCATGGTCGGCGGCACCCAATCCGTCTGGCAGGGCGTGCGCCCCTTGGTCGACGCGATTGCGGCCAAATTTGACGGCGCGCCCTGTGCGGACCGGCTGGGTACTGATGGGGCTGGGCATTTTGTAAAAACGGTTCACAACGGCATCGAATATGCCGATATGCAAGTGATCGCAGAGACTTACGGGCTCATGCGGCGCGGTAAATCCATGGACCCTGCCGCCATTGGTCAAGTGTTTGATCGCTGGAATACCGGCCCGTTGAAATCCTATCTGGTGGAAATCACTGGCGCGGTTTTGGGCGCCACAGACAGCGCCACAAACGCGCCTTTGGTCGATGTGATCGTCGATGCGGCCGGACAAAAAGGCACCGGGCGCTGGACCGTGATCGAAGCGTTGAAATTGGGCGTTGCGGCCTCAACCATCGAGGCAGCCGTGGGGGCGCGGGTCTGGTCTGCGGATCGGGACGGTCGGGCCGTGGGCGAGGCATTGTTTGCGCCAACACGCGGCGATGTTGACCTGTCAGAGGCGGATATCGAACAGGCGATGCTGGCCGCGCGCATCATCGGGCACAGCCAAGGCTTTGATCTGTTGACCGCCGCATCCGCGCAATTTGACTGGGCGCTGGACATGGCGCGGATTTCAGAAATCTGGCGGGCGGGCTGTATCATCCGATCCGCGTTGTTGGATGACATCGCCACAGCATTCCGCGCGGGCGCACCCGAGGGCAAACTGGCCTTTGCCCCTGCCATGGTGGATCAGCTGAACGCCACCATCCCCGCCCTACGCCGCCTGGTGGGTGCCGCCATCACAGCGGGGCATCCTGTGCCGGTCCTGTCCAATGCATTGCAGTGGTTTGACGGGATGACACAGGCGCGCGGGTCGGCGGATGTGATCCAAGGTCAGCGTGATTATTTCGGACGTCACGGATTTGACCGCGTGGACGGATTGCCCGGGCGGCATGGCCCATGGGCGGATTGA
- the trmB gene encoding tRNA (guanosine(46)-N7)-methyltransferase TrmB codes for MTDEAPKTHPTGAPWRNFYGRFKGKTLRGTQQEYLDEDLAKFSPGPVEWDVNPDRTNLDLEGLFDDKDVWLEIGFGGGEHLVHQAQQNPDVGIIGCEPYINGVAMLLGKIRKAGVDNLRVHPGDARHLFDVLPEASISKAFLLYPDPWPKKRHHRRRFVTPDHIAPLARVLKPGAIFRVATDIPDYVRQTLEVVPKQGFEWLAEGPEDWRVAWPDWISTRYEQKALREDRTPHYLTFRRLAD; via the coding sequence ATGACAGATGAAGCCCCCAAAACACACCCGACTGGCGCGCCTTGGCGCAATTTCTATGGCCGTTTCAAAGGCAAGACTTTGCGCGGGACCCAACAGGAATATCTGGACGAAGATTTGGCCAAATTTTCGCCCGGCCCGGTGGAATGGGATGTGAATCCGGACCGCACCAATTTGGACCTAGAGGGTCTGTTTGACGACAAAGATGTCTGGCTGGAAATCGGCTTTGGGGGTGGGGAACATCTGGTGCATCAGGCGCAGCAGAACCCGGATGTGGGCATCATTGGCTGCGAACCTTATATCAATGGCGTGGCGATGCTTTTAGGCAAAATCCGCAAGGCCGGCGTTGATAATCTGCGCGTGCATCCCGGCGATGCACGGCATTTGTTTGACGTGTTGCCCGAGGCGTCCATTTCCAAAGCGTTCCTGTTATATCCCGATCCTTGGCCCAAAAAGCGTCACCACCGCCGCCGTTTTGTGACCCCAGATCACATCGCCCCCCTCGCGCGTGTGTTGAAACCCGGTGCGATTTTCCGTGTGGCAACGGATATTCCGGATTATGTGCGCCAAACGCTGGAAGTTGTGCCAAAACAAGGGTTTGAATGGCTGGCAGAGGGTCCAGAGGATTGGCGTGTGGCCTGGCCTGACTGGATTTCGACCCGCTATGAACAAAAGGCCCTGCGCGAAGATCGCACCCCCCATTACCTGACATTCCGTCGCTTGGCGGATTGA
- the hrpB gene encoding ATP-dependent helicase HrpB, with product MVQTLPIDPILPDVVAALRQHGRAVLQAPPGAGKTTRVPLALLDADFGTGRILMLEPRRLAARAAAERLAQQLGEPVGDRVGYRMRGESKTSAKTRIEVVTEGILTRMIQSDPELTGVDVLIFDEFHERSLNADLGLALAWEVRGALRDDLSILVMSATLDAAPVAAMLDDAPILTSQGRAYPVEIRHLDSPIRTPQRGAGRRPFNAFETSVADLVRRAVGETQGGVLVFLPGEGEIRRVEALLAGTLPADVDIRPLYGALPFAAQRSAIAPVTSGRKVVLSTSIAETSLTIEDIRVVIDGGRARRARFDPGSGMSRLVTEKVTRAEATQRAGRAGRVAAGTTYRLWTKGEEGALYAFPPAEIEAADLTGLALELALWGSDEGLAFLTPPPTGTLAEARALLRDLGALDDLNRITAHGRKLAALPTHPRLGHMVLTAGADASDLAALLADRDPLRGAPSDLQLRLKALKTHYSGPGEANKGAISRIKQDAKRLRKMAGPAQEYTPAQMAALAYPDRIGLRRNGDEPRYVLSGGKGAYFAPTDPLAGQRLVVACDLDGDAREAKIRLALPLSEAELRGVHGELIAWRDVCEWSRRDRRVVTRRQECLGALVLDDRSWKDADDADIARAMLTGIRELGLRLSPAALRFRARVDLIRDAHPDLPDMSDDALLQGLEHWLLPHLSGVRDVDGWKRFDALDALRGMLDWTQMQAVDKAAPAHFTTPLGRKVPIDYSGDFPTAELRLQELFGQSTHPMIGTTPLRLTLLSPGRKPVQVTMDLPGFWASSYADVRKDMRGQYPKHPWPENPTEAAPTLRAKPRNKPRE from the coding sequence ATGGTCCAAACTCTGCCGATTGATCCGATCCTGCCCGATGTTGTTGCCGCGCTGCGTCAGCATGGTCGCGCTGTTTTACAGGCGCCTCCGGGGGCTGGGAAAACCACACGGGTGCCGCTGGCCCTGCTGGATGCGGATTTTGGCACCGGGCGTATCCTGATGTTGGAGCCGCGTCGTTTGGCCGCCCGGGCCGCGGCGGAACGGTTGGCGCAACAATTGGGCGAACCGGTGGGTGATCGAGTTGGCTATCGGATGCGCGGCGAATCTAAAACATCCGCAAAAACCCGGATCGAAGTGGTCACCGAGGGCATCCTGACCCGGATGATCCAGTCTGACCCGGAATTGACCGGCGTGGATGTGCTGATCTTTGATGAATTTCACGAACGCTCGTTGAATGCCGATTTGGGGCTGGCTTTGGCCTGGGAAGTGCGCGGCGCGTTGCGCGATGATCTGTCGATTTTGGTCATGTCGGCAACGCTGGACGCGGCCCCGGTTGCGGCGATGCTGGACGATGCCCCGATCCTGACCTCTCAGGGGCGGGCCTATCCGGTGGAAATCCGCCATTTAGACAGCCCAATCCGCACGCCCCAACGCGGTGCGGGGCGACGCCCGTTCAACGCATTTGAAACCAGCGTTGCCGATCTAGTGCGCCGCGCAGTCGGCGAAACCCAAGGTGGCGTGTTGGTGTTTCTACCGGGCGAAGGTGAAATTCGCCGGGTCGAAGCGTTGCTGGCAGGCACCTTGCCTGCGGATGTGGATATTCGCCCGCTCTATGGTGCCCTGCCCTTTGCTGCGCAGCGATCCGCCATCGCGCCGGTCACATCGGGCCGTAAGGTCGTGTTATCGACCTCTATCGCGGAAACATCCCTAACCATCGAAGATATCCGTGTGGTCATTGATGGGGGCCGCGCCCGACGCGCCCGGTTTGATCCCGGCAGCGGCATGTCGCGATTGGTCACCGAAAAAGTCACCCGCGCCGAGGCAACCCAGCGTGCAGGTCGCGCGGGCCGTGTCGCCGCGGGCACCACCTATCGTCTGTGGACCAAAGGCGAAGAAGGCGCGCTTTATGCCTTTCCGCCCGCCGAAATAGAAGCGGCCGATCTGACCGGGTTGGCATTGGAATTGGCCCTGTGGGGCAGCGACGAAGGTCTGGCGTTTTTGACACCGCCCCCCACCGGCACCTTAGCCGAGGCACGGGCATTGTTGCGCGATCTGGGTGCGCTGGATGACCTCAATCGCATCACCGCACATGGACGCAAATTGGCCGCGTTGCCCACCCATCCGCGATTGGGCCATATGGTGCTGACGGCGGGCGCGGATGCCAGTGATCTGGCGGCGCTTTTGGCGGATCGCGACCCGCTGCGCGGCGCGCCCAGCGATCTACAATTGCGGCTAAAGGCGTTGAAAACCCACTATTCCGGCCCCGGAGAGGCCAATAAAGGCGCGATTTCCCGGATCAAACAAGACGCCAAACGTCTGCGCAAAATGGCCGGTCCTGCGCAGGAATACACGCCTGCGCAGATGGCAGCGCTGGCCTATCCCGACCGGATCGGATTGCGGCGCAACGGCGATGAGCCGCGCTATGTTTTGTCAGGTGGCAAAGGCGCATACTTTGCCCCGACCGACCCGCTGGCCGGACAGCGATTGGTGGTGGCCTGCGATCTGGATGGCGACGCGCGAGAGGCAAAAATCAGACTGGCCCTGCCCCTGTCAGAGGCCGAATTACGCGGCGTTCATGGTGAACTGATTGCGTGGCGGGATGTCTGTGAATGGTCGCGCCGGGATCGCCGGGTTGTGACCCGGCGTCAGGAATGTCTGGGCGCGCTGGTGCTGGATGATCGCAGCTGGAAGGACGCGGATGATGCCGACATTGCCCGCGCCATGCTGACCGGTATTCGCGAATTGGGCCTGCGTCTGTCGCCCGCCGCATTGCGGTTTCGCGCGCGCGTTGACCTGATCCGTGACGCCCATCCCGATCTGCCGGACATGTCTGATGATGCGCTGTTACAGGGGCTGGAACATTGGCTGCTGCCCCATCTGAGCGGCGTGCGCGATGTGGATGGCTGGAAACGGTTTGATGCGCTGGACGCGTTACGCGGCATGCTGGATTGGACCCAGATGCAAGCCGTCGACAAAGCCGCGCCCGCCCATTTCACCACCCCGTTGGGGCGCAAAGTTCCGATTGATTATAGCGGTGATTTCCCCACTGCTGAACTGCGATTGCAGGAATTGTTTGGCCAATCCACCCATCCAATGATCGGCACCACTCCGCTGCGGCTAACGCTGTTGTCACCGGGGCGTAAACCGGTGCAGGTCACCATGGATTTGCCCGGTTTCTGGGCCAGCTCCTATGCGGATGTGCGCAAAGATATGCGGGGGCAATATCCCAAACATCCCTGGCCCGAAAACCCCACCGAAGCCGCCCCGACCCTGCGCGCAAAGCCCCGTAACAAACCACGCGAATAG
- the meaB gene encoding methylmalonyl Co-A mutase-associated GTPase MeaB yields the protein MDLHALADDIRAGNRRALARAITLVESSRDDHRAQASELLTILGTQRQALRVGLSGTPGVGKSTFIESFGLMLTGQGLRVAVLAVDPSSARSGGSILGDKTRMERLSRDPNAFIRPSPSQSQLGGVARRSREAVALCEAAGFDVVLIETVGVGQSETQVSEMSDLFLLLLAPAGGDELQGVKRGIMEIADMILVNKADGELKSQATRTCADYAGALRLLRKRAQDPDDFPKALTVSAYEGAGLDASWDEINTLVAWRKANGIWDTRRSEQARYWFHEEVRMGLLSRLGKAGDLHDRMAQLEHEVSKGHQAPADAARQVIDALFAKETPKETP from the coding sequence ATGGATTTACACGCCCTTGCTGATGATATTCGCGCTGGAAACCGACGGGCCTTGGCGCGCGCGATCACGTTGGTCGAAAGCAGCCGGGACGATCACCGCGCACAAGCCTCAGAGTTGCTGACGATATTGGGCACGCAACGGCAGGCGCTGCGCGTGGGCCTATCGGGCACGCCGGGGGTGGGGAAATCCACGTTCATCGAAAGCTTTGGCCTGATGTTAACGGGCCAGGGATTGCGGGTTGCGGTTCTGGCGGTTGATCCATCCTCAGCGCGATCGGGCGGGTCCATTCTGGGCGACAAAACCCGCATGGAACGCCTAAGCCGCGATCCAAACGCCTTTATCCGGCCATCCCCCAGCCAATCGCAACTGGGCGGTGTGGCGCGGCGCAGTCGCGAGGCGGTGGCCCTATGCGAAGCGGCGGGGTTTGACGTGGTTTTGATCGAAACCGTTGGGGTCGGGCAATCGGAAACCCAAGTGTCGGAAATGTCGGATTTGTTTTTGTTGCTGTTGGCCCCGGCGGGGGGCGACGAATTGCAGGGCGTCAAACGCGGCATCATGGAAATTGCCGATATGATTTTGGTAAACAAAGCTGATGGCGAGCTGAAATCCCAAGCCACGCGCACCTGCGCCGATTACGCGGGCGCGTTGCGGTTGCTGCGCAAACGGGCGCAGGACCCGGATGATTTCCCCAAAGCGTTGACCGTTTCGGCCTATGAGGGCGCGGGATTGGACGCGTCGTGGGATGAAATCAACACCTTGGTGGCGTGGCGCAAAGCCAACGGGATTTGGGACACACGCCGGTCAGAACAGGCACGCTATTGGTTCCACGAAGAGGTCCGGATGGGGCTTTTGTCGCGGTTGGGAAAAGCGGGCGATTTGCATGATCGCATGGCCCAATTAGAGCATGAGGTTTCAAAAGGGCACCAAGCCCCAGCCGATGCCGCCCGGCAGGTGATTGATGCGCTGTTTGCCAAGGAAACCCCTAAGGAAACCCCGTGA
- a CDS encoding alpha/beta hydrolase gives MSETRIFDGAHLRAYLSHPDRSKLYVTFDHRKVGARDFAVYAPSKQALKNGFAHLKITTCQNDWYLNDDTQDLQRILTGLGQRYDSVHIMGFSMGAYGGFRFAKALNATSLVAVSPQFSVDPAMVPFDHRYRADIKGLDHSMGNLLSVPHDQLRGLILTDPFHKLDFMHATMLQMVYPNMDIVRLSFGDHPAGLVLRQGGGFAQLQKQAFRNDPEALEIIHAYRAARRSSRRYWTTRRNALKTRWPALAAQAQENLDKLEAQTGNAG, from the coding sequence GTGAGCGAAACGCGGATATTTGATGGCGCCCATCTGCGGGCTTATTTGAGCCATCCAGACAGGTCCAAATTATATGTGACGTTTGACCATCGAAAAGTCGGCGCGCGCGATTTTGCGGTTTATGCGCCCTCAAAACAGGCGCTGAAAAATGGGTTTGCCCATCTCAAGATCACGACCTGCCAAAATGATTGGTATTTGAACGACGACACGCAGGACTTGCAGCGCATCCTGACCGGGTTGGGGCAACGCTATGACAGTGTGCATATCATGGGGTTTTCGATGGGGGCCTATGGCGGGTTCCGGTTTGCGAAGGCGCTAAACGCGACATCGCTGGTCGCCGTGTCGCCGCAGTTTTCCGTCGATCCCGCTATGGTTCCTTTTGATCACCGCTATCGTGCAGACATCAAAGGATTGGATCACAGCATGGGCAATTTGCTGTCTGTGCCACATGATCAATTGCGCGGCCTGATTCTGACGGATCCTTTTCACAAACTGGACTTTATGCACGCAACCATGCTGCAAATGGTTTATCCCAACATGGACATCGTGCGGTTGTCCTTTGGGGATCATCCCGCTGGGTTGGTGCTGCGACAGGGCGGCGGCTTTGCACAGCTGCAAAAACAAGCGTTTCGCAATGATCCAGAGGCGCTGGAGATCATCCATGCCTATCGGGCGGCACGGCGGTCCAGTCGGCGCTATTGGACAACGCGCAGAAATGCGTTAAAGACCCGTTGGCCCGCATTGGCGGCGCAGGCCCAAGAAAATTTGGATAAACTGGAGGCGCAAACCGGGAATGCGGGTTGA